A DNA window from Acinetobacter sp. 10FS3-1 contains the following coding sequences:
- a CDS encoding putative solute-binding protein has translation MKKGWKALMLGMALLGISGLTQAKQVVCVFDLVGKNGDVYSLMKDYQLAAKNWGGDIELRVNTNEAVVAEDFKAGKCDAISVTGMRGRQFNNFTGSLDAIGAITDLKLAVKVMQGLASPTFAKHMLQGKYEIAGVIPVGDAYLLVNDRSINTVAKAAGKKIAVLSYDEAQKIMVQQVGAQAVSAEISNFASMFNNGQVDIIGAPAAAFKPLELHKGLGNKGAIVNYPILQVTGNIIIRPDKFPAGYGQKSREWVKGQLPRAFGILGKMKADIPQKYWMDIPAADKPGYQKMMRDARIDLTKRGIYDKRMMKLLWQFRCKQNPKNFECALQDENYK, from the coding sequence ATGAAAAAAGGATGGAAGGCGCTCATGCTGGGTATGGCCCTGCTCGGGATTTCGGGACTGACGCAGGCCAAACAGGTAGTATGTGTATTTGACCTGGTCGGTAAAAATGGCGATGTATATAGCCTGATGAAAGACTATCAGCTGGCTGCTAAAAACTGGGGAGGCGATATTGAGCTGCGCGTGAATACCAATGAGGCCGTGGTGGCCGAAGACTTTAAAGCGGGTAAATGTGACGCAATCAGTGTTACCGGAATGCGTGGCCGCCAGTTTAATAATTTCACTGGTTCTCTGGATGCAATTGGTGCCATCACTGACCTGAAGCTGGCCGTTAAAGTCATGCAGGGGCTGGCCAGTCCGACCTTTGCCAAGCATATGCTACAGGGGAAATATGAAATTGCCGGGGTGATTCCGGTCGGGGACGCTTATCTGCTGGTCAATGATCGCAGTATCAATACCGTGGCCAAAGCAGCAGGTAAAAAAATTGCGGTACTGAGCTATGATGAAGCACAGAAAATTATGGTACAGCAGGTCGGTGCGCAAGCCGTAAGTGCTGAAATCAGCAACTTTGCCAGCATGTTTAATAATGGTCAAGTCGATATTATTGGAGCACCAGCTGCTGCTTTTAAGCCACTTGAGCTGCATAAAGGCCTAGGAAATAAAGGTGCAATCGTCAATTACCCAATTTTGCAGGTGACTGGCAATATTATTATTCGCCCGGACAAATTTCCGGCAGGGTATGGACAAAAATCACGTGAATGGGTCAAGGGCCAGTTGCCGCGTGCTTTTGGTATTTTAGGTAAAATGAAGGCGGATATTCCGCAAAAATACTGGATGGATATTCCTGCTGCTGACAAGCCGGGCTATCAGAAAATGATGCGTGATGCCCGAATTGACCTGACCAAGCGCGGGATTTATGACAAACGCATGATGAAATTGCTCTGGCAGTTCCGCTGTAAGCAGAACCCAAAAAATTTCGAATGTGCCTTACAGGATGAGAACTATAAATAA
- the erpA gene encoding iron-sulfur cluster insertion protein ErpA → MNAQALVLTDNAANKVRQLRDSEGNQDLMLRVYVTGGGCSGFSYGFNFADSQNEDDAEFVNGDVKVLVDALSYQYLVGSVVDYIEGLEGSRFVVQNPNATTTCGCGSSFSI, encoded by the coding sequence ATGAATGCTCAAGCGCTTGTGCTCACCGACAATGCCGCAAATAAAGTACGCCAGTTGCGTGACAGTGAAGGTAACCAAGACTTAATGCTCCGTGTTTATGTCACTGGTGGCGGCTGTTCAGGCTTTTCTTATGGCTTTAACTTTGCAGATAGCCAGAATGAAGATGATGCAGAATTTGTAAATGGCGATGTAAAAGTTCTGGTGGATGCACTCAGCTATCAGTATCTGGTAGGTTCGGTCGTGGATTATATCGAAGGTCTGGAAGGATCACGCTTTGTGGTACAAAACCCGAATGCAACCACGACCTGTGGCTGTGGTTCTTCATTCTCGATCTAA